One window from the genome of Rhodococcus sp. ABRD24 encodes:
- a CDS encoding ricin-type beta-trefoil lectin domain protein — translation MTMTGSRKLSWIGRPAFGLAAAACLALGSAGIAGADSPGPTLPNLVTFKNLATSKCLDGNSVTIYTHDCNGGLNQNWLISARPGATALRNMRTTLCLDSNAIGTVYPYPCNGGANQQWTWVWNGTSGTLQNVATGRFLDSNGIGTVYTMGGNGGSYQKWL, via the coding sequence ATGACGATGACCGGTTCGCGGAAGCTTTCTTGGATCGGCCGGCCAGCCTTCGGCCTGGCGGCGGCCGCCTGCCTCGCCCTCGGTTCCGCAGGTATCGCCGGCGCCGACTCCCCGGGGCCGACGCTGCCCAACTTGGTCACATTCAAGAACCTGGCGACAAGTAAATGCCTCGACGGCAACTCCGTCACTATCTACACCCACGACTGCAATGGCGGTCTGAACCAGAACTGGTTGATTTCCGCCCGACCCGGTGCCACCGCCCTGAGGAACATGAGGACGACCCTGTGCCTGGATAGCAACGCTATCGGCACCGTCTACCCGTACCCCTGCAACGGAGGTGCGAACCAGCAGTGGACGTGGGTCTGGAACGGCACTTCCGGCACGCTGCAGAACGTGGCGACGGGCCGCTTCCTGGACAGCAACGGTATCGGCACCGTCTACACCATGGGCGGCAACGGCGGCTCGTACCAGAAGTGGCTGTAG
- a CDS encoding mycofactocin system FadH/OYE family oxidoreductase 2 codes for MLANRVVFSAHLTNYARGGLPTGQHAAYYAARAAGGAGMIITEEQCVHPSDWPYEKVIHGYRPEVVDGYRGITDAVHGHGSVILAQLNHNGGQGSGMYSRRPLWAPSPVPDPLFREVPKTLDLGEIAELIAGFATVARHCRRGGFDGVELQGSQSSLIRGFLAPQTNLRTDGYGGSLENRARFLLEVITAVRDAIGPDLILGVRLSGDEQVTGGIVLDDAVAVARLVEASGAVDYLNTTMGMATETLHLVEPSMATPRGYALHIADAIRRNVSLPVVGVGRLKGPDEAEQALAAGRCDLIGVVRGQIADPDFVAKARRGIADEIRTCLSCNQECVGRMGLGRWLGCLENPRAGRESVVLPEPRMPGRRVVVVGGGPGGLSAAATAAERGHSVTLYERANVLGGQIRVAASAAGRGELGDLVRNLAGECERRGVWIETGVDIGAETLRELAPDVVVIATGARPVLPWWVGECDRVVHARDVLEGRAAPAGRVLVVDELGFHQGTSVAETMAARGCAVTICTPGMVVGQDLGITLDMEGWQRRAHRAGIEQWTELVVSGSFEDAGRVRVTLENHATGVSRDEVFDWVVCAIHQEPEDSLWKTLSHSDSVRFEVYRVGDAVTPRRSHAAVLEGHRVAVAL; via the coding sequence ATGCTGGCCAACCGGGTGGTGTTCTCCGCGCACCTGACGAACTATGCGCGCGGAGGACTGCCCACCGGCCAGCACGCCGCGTACTACGCGGCCCGGGCGGCGGGCGGGGCGGGGATGATCATCACCGAGGAGCAGTGCGTGCATCCCTCGGACTGGCCGTACGAGAAGGTGATTCACGGCTACCGTCCGGAGGTGGTCGACGGCTACCGCGGGATCACCGACGCCGTGCACGGCCACGGATCGGTGATCCTCGCGCAGCTCAACCACAATGGCGGCCAGGGCTCTGGGATGTATTCCCGTCGGCCGCTGTGGGCGCCGAGCCCGGTGCCGGACCCGCTGTTTCGGGAGGTGCCGAAGACGCTCGACCTCGGTGAGATCGCTGAGCTGATTGCCGGTTTCGCCACCGTCGCGCGGCACTGCCGGCGCGGTGGGTTCGACGGTGTCGAGTTGCAGGGTTCGCAGTCGTCGCTGATCCGCGGTTTCCTCGCGCCGCAGACCAACCTGCGCACCGATGGTTACGGGGGTTCGCTGGAGAATCGGGCGCGGTTCCTGCTGGAAGTGATCACTGCCGTGCGAGACGCGATCGGCCCGGATCTGATTCTGGGCGTGCGGCTCTCGGGTGATGAGCAGGTGACCGGCGGTATCGTCCTCGACGACGCGGTCGCCGTCGCGCGCCTGGTGGAAGCGTCGGGTGCGGTGGACTATCTCAACACGACGATGGGTATGGCCACCGAGACTCTGCACTTGGTGGAGCCGTCGATGGCGACTCCGCGCGGCTACGCCCTGCACATCGCTGACGCGATCCGCCGGAACGTGAGCTTGCCCGTAGTGGGCGTCGGACGGCTCAAGGGACCGGACGAGGCCGAGCAGGCACTGGCCGCCGGGCGGTGCGATCTGATCGGTGTGGTGCGCGGCCAGATCGCCGATCCCGACTTCGTGGCCAAGGCGCGGCGAGGTATTGCCGACGAGATCCGGACCTGCCTGTCGTGCAATCAGGAGTGCGTCGGCCGAATGGGACTGGGCCGCTGGCTCGGGTGTCTCGAGAATCCTCGTGCCGGTAGGGAATCGGTGGTACTGCCGGAGCCTCGCATGCCGGGGCGCCGGGTCGTTGTGGTCGGTGGCGGGCCAGGCGGTCTGTCGGCGGCGGCCACCGCGGCGGAACGTGGGCACTCCGTCACGCTGTACGAACGCGCCAACGTATTGGGTGGTCAGATCCGGGTGGCGGCGTCCGCTGCGGGACGTGGCGAACTCGGGGACCTGGTGCGCAATCTCGCCGGGGAGTGCGAGCGCCGGGGTGTGTGGATCGAGACGGGCGTCGACATCGGGGCGGAGACGCTGCGAGAGCTGGCGCCGGATGTCGTGGTGATCGCGACCGGGGCACGTCCCGTGCTCCCGTGGTGGGTGGGGGAGTGCGATCGGGTGGTGCATGCCCGCGACGTCCTCGAAGGTCGGGCAGCCCCGGCGGGCCGCGTGCTCGTGGTCGACGAGTTGGGATTCCATCAGGGGACGTCGGTCGCGGAGACGATGGCGGCGCGTGGTTGCGCGGTCACCATCTGTACTCCCGGCATGGTCGTCGGGCAGGACCTGGGCATCACCCTGGACATGGAGGGCTGGCAGCGTCGGGCGCACCGCGCGGGAATCGAGCAGTGGACCGAGCTCGTCGTCAGTGGCTCGTTCGAAGATGCCGGGCGCGTGCGAGTCACGCTCGAGAACCACGCGACCGGGGTCAGCCGAGACGAGGTGTTCGATTGGGTGGTCTGCGCGATCCACCAGGAACCGGAAGATTCACTGTGGAAGACGTTGTCGCACAGCGATTCGGTGCGCTTCGAGGTCTACCGGGTGGGGGACGCGGTCACACCGCGACGCTCGCACGCCGCGGTGCTCGAAGGGCACCGCGTGGCCGTAGCGCTGTAG
- the mftE gene encoding mycofactocin biosynthesis peptidyl-dipeptidase MftE produces the protein MPDRPDLAPAPWPDISRDELTVAVPVGSLEQHGPHLPLDTDTRIASAVARSLDGVIVAPAIEYGASGEHEGFPGTISLGSEVLEMLLVEYGRSTCLWARRVVFVNGHGGNGPALAKAVTLLRYEGRDAAWLPCAVPGADAHAGRTETSLLLHLSPGDVHMGQAEKGNTTPIAELMPQLRAGGMLAATTNGILGDPTGSSAAEGAQLFGGMVGRADAAVSRWTVGPDGRLG, from the coding sequence ATGCCCGATCGGCCTGACCTCGCCCCGGCTCCGTGGCCCGACATCAGCCGCGACGAGCTGACCGTCGCGGTCCCGGTCGGTTCGCTCGAGCAGCACGGCCCCCACCTGCCGCTGGACACCGACACCCGGATCGCGTCGGCGGTGGCGCGTTCACTCGACGGCGTGATCGTGGCGCCGGCCATCGAGTACGGCGCGAGCGGCGAGCACGAGGGCTTCCCCGGGACCATTTCGCTGGGTTCGGAGGTGCTGGAGATGCTCCTGGTCGAGTACGGCCGCTCGACCTGTCTGTGGGCTCGGCGGGTGGTGTTCGTCAACGGTCACGGGGGCAACGGGCCGGCGCTCGCCAAGGCAGTCACGCTCCTGCGGTACGAGGGACGCGATGCGGCCTGGCTGCCGTGCGCCGTGCCGGGGGCCGACGCGCATGCCGGCCGAACCGAAACATCGCTGCTGCTGCATCTTTCGCCGGGTGACGTGCACATGGGGCAGGCCGAGAAGGGCAACACGACGCCGATCGCCGAGCTGATGCCGCAATTGCGCGCGGGCGGAATGCTCGCCGCGACAACGAACGGCATCCTCGGGGACCCGACAGGCTCCTCCGCTGCGGAGGGTGCGCAGCTGTTCGGGGGCATGGTTGGGCGGGCCGACGCTGCTGTTTCCCGGTGGACAGTGGGCCCCGACGGGCGGCTCGGATGA